The following coding sequences lie in one Cryptococcus neoformans var. neoformans B-3501A chromosome 14, whole genome shotgun sequence genomic window:
- a CDS encoding hypothetical protein (Match to ESTs gb|CF190914.1|CF190914, gb|CF190915.1|CF190915), producing the protein MSRSRGSTVKLSTGDSHEAMTQLWHSLVDTIRVLPTIPSNKTEEEKKTLGDALEKLDMLMALRRGERSTPDPRATPSLVLPTSALPSPGSGGGVKRKRKGSFSLSPAPPTLDLNAVHPSNSASTRPSTPMSREATGKHRRELYADQLPLQPGRKVAFKLPAVKAKGDGDTSVNGGSSGDDWILATVKRCILQDKMRYEVQDVDDGNTYNTTLRSIIPLPDPDSATHLSSHPNNLEDFPRESIVLALYPDTTSFYRATVVAAPIPGTGHGLGIRGQGANSKADAGAKRGMYRLLFVDDDGNVQDVQKDYVVAFPG; encoded by the exons ATGTCCAGATCCAGAGGTAGTACAGTAAAACTTTCTACAGGCGATAGCCATGAAG CCATGACGCAGCTCTGGCACTCTCTCGTAGATACCATTCGCGTACTCCCCACCATACCATCAAACaagacagaagaggaaaaaaagactCTAGGTGATGCCCTCGAAAAGCTTGACATGTTGATGGCTCTCCGTCGCGGCGAAAGATCAACACCCGACCCACGCGCTACACCATCTCTCGTGTTGCCTACTAGTGCTTTACCCTCGCCTGGTTCTGGTGGTGGTGTCAAGCGAAAACGCAAGGGAtcattctctctttcacctGCTCCTCCGACATTAGATCTGAACGCCGTCCATCCGTCCAACTCTGCATCGACTCGTCCGAGTACACCAATGTCACGTGAAGCCACAGGTAAACACCGCCGTGAGCTTTACGCCGATCAGCTTCCCTTGCAGCCTGGACGAAAGGTAGCCTTCAAGCTTCCTGCAGTTAAAGCGAAAGGGGATGGCGATACGAGTGTTAATGGTGGGTCAAGTGGCGATGACTGGATTCTGGCCACTGTCAAGAGATGTATCTTGCAAGACAAGATGAGATATGAAGTGCAAGACGTCGACGACGGGAA CACATACAACACCACGCTCAGGTCAatcatccctctccctgATCCAGATTCTGCGACTCAcctttcttctcacccAAACAACCTCGAAGATTTCCCCCGGGAATCCATCGTCCTTGCCCTCTACCCGGACACAACATCATTCTATCGCGCAACGGTCGTCGCCGCTCCCATACCTGGTACAGGCCACGGCCTCGGTATAAGAGGTCAAGGGGCTAACAGCAAGGCGGACGCGGGGGCCAAGAGAGGGATGTACAGATTACTTttcgttgatgatgatggaaaTGTTCAGGATGTACAGAAGGACTACGTTGTGGCA TTCCCGGGATAA